One Thermococcus kodakarensis KOD1 genomic window carries:
- a CDS encoding aromatic amino acid transport family protein has product MPISDGIERKKVPTSSGRYYSMRIAAQRRKKVMLIQGLRRKKGTHGLRTSPIRVEKAHITKGEALAILVGTQIGAGVLGLPYAASKVGLIPALGVLIGVMFLMLWTAMIVLRFSAEMGGAQMSTAAQRILGRAGGWLMYLSISLMSFGAVLAYIVGMGNVISSLFGVSDTVGAAVFWVLASIVVYKGLEASGKTELAMSFVMLFLFIAVTAMILPHAELEKGLYVDLSGLWSITGVAIFALGCHTVIPDVYKGLGSYEETKKVVVWAFIIPTVIYAIFMATFLLVFGRDTPQMATQGLELLYGKLGWLIGNLIPLLAITTSYIGIALAQQSNNEEFVKLKRPVAWALTVIPPAIVYFAGVRNFADVLALAGDTGDMIAFIVLPILMWLAYRIKHRK; this is encoded by the coding sequence TTGCCGATTTCAGACGGTATTGAGAGAAAGAAGGTTCCCACTTCAAGCGGGCGCTATTATTCAATGAGGATAGCCGCACAGCGCAGGAAGAAGGTCATGCTCATTCAGGGCCTCAGAAGGAAAAAGGGAACCCACGGACTTAGAACGAGCCCGATAAGGGTTGAGAAAGCCCACATAACGAAGGGAGAAGCGCTGGCAATACTCGTTGGAACGCAGATAGGGGCTGGAGTCCTAGGACTGCCCTACGCCGCCAGCAAGGTCGGCCTCATACCTGCCCTCGGAGTCCTAATTGGAGTCATGTTCCTGATGCTCTGGACGGCTATGATCGTCCTGAGGTTCTCCGCCGAGATGGGCGGGGCGCAGATGAGCACAGCGGCCCAGAGGATCCTCGGAAGGGCCGGCGGCTGGCTCATGTACCTCAGCATATCCCTAATGAGCTTCGGTGCGGTGCTTGCCTACATAGTGGGTATGGGGAACGTAATTTCGAGCCTGTTTGGAGTGAGCGATACGGTGGGAGCGGCGGTATTCTGGGTTCTGGCCTCAATAGTCGTCTACAAAGGCCTTGAGGCGAGCGGAAAGACCGAACTGGCCATGAGCTTCGTCATGCTCTTCCTCTTCATAGCGGTCACGGCAATGATACTGCCCCATGCAGAGCTTGAGAAGGGTCTCTACGTTGACCTCTCGGGCCTTTGGAGCATTACTGGTGTTGCAATCTTCGCCCTCGGCTGCCACACGGTCATTCCCGACGTTTACAAGGGACTTGGAAGCTACGAGGAGACCAAAAAGGTAGTGGTGTGGGCCTTCATAATCCCGACGGTCATCTACGCGATATTCATGGCAACCTTCCTGCTCGTCTTCGGAAGGGATACACCACAGATGGCGACCCAGGGGCTGGAACTCCTCTACGGAAAGCTGGGGTGGCTCATTGGAAACCTGATACCGCTCCTTGCCATAACGACCAGCTACATCGGCATCGCGCTGGCCCAGCAGAGCAACAACGAGGAGTTTGTTAAGCTCAAGAGACCCGTTGCGTGGGCTCTGACTGTAATACCCCCGGCCATCGTCTACTTCGCAGGTGTCAGGAACTTCGCCGATGTTCTTGCCCTCGCGGGGGACACGGGTGACATGATAGCCTTCATAGTGCTCCCAATCCTCATGTGGCTGGCATACAGGATAAAACACAGAAAGTGA
- the cobB gene encoding NAD-dependent protein deacetylase, protein MLGHAAKLLARARFAIAFTGAGISAESGIPTFRGRNGLWKTYRAEELATPEAFKRDPHLVWEFYKWRMRKILKAEPNPAHKALAELENMGVLKAVITQNVDDLHREAGSRKVVELHGNIFRVRCVSCSYRENLKESGRVFEFVREKELPKCPKCGSLLRPDVVWFGEPLPREALEEAFSLAERADVVLVVGTSGVVYPAAYVPYIVKERGGKVIEVNVERSGITPIADVFIRGKAGEVMPELLRRVKDIMAERNHYG, encoded by the coding sequence ATGCTGGGACACGCGGCCAAGCTCCTTGCAAGGGCGAGGTTTGCCATAGCATTTACGGGAGCTGGTATCAGCGCTGAAAGCGGCATTCCCACGTTCCGCGGCAGGAACGGCCTCTGGAAGACGTATCGGGCTGAAGAACTCGCCACACCTGAGGCTTTTAAGAGGGATCCGCACCTCGTCTGGGAGTTCTACAAATGGAGAATGAGAAAGATTCTGAAGGCGGAGCCAAACCCCGCCCATAAGGCCCTTGCAGAGCTTGAAAATATGGGCGTTCTCAAAGCGGTGATAACTCAGAACGTTGACGACCTACACAGGGAAGCCGGGAGCAGAAAGGTAGTCGAGCTACACGGCAACATCTTCCGCGTCAGGTGTGTTTCATGCTCCTATCGGGAGAACCTCAAAGAGAGCGGCAGGGTCTTCGAGTTCGTCCGCGAAAAAGAGCTGCCCAAATGTCCCAAGTGCGGCTCCCTCTTAAGGCCCGATGTCGTGTGGTTCGGCGAGCCTCTGCCGAGGGAAGCGCTTGAGGAGGCTTTCTCCCTGGCGGAGCGTGCCGACGTCGTTCTCGTGGTAGGGACGAGCGGCGTCGTTTATCCCGCGGCGTACGTTCCCTACATCGTGAAGGAGCGCGGTGGGAAGGTCATCGAGGTCAACGTTGAAAGGAGCGGGATAACCCCAATAGCGGATGTTTTCATCAGGGGAAAGGCCGGCGAGGTCATGCCCGAGCTCCTGAGGCGGGTCAAGGATATTATGGCAGAGAGGAATCACTACGGTTAA
- a CDS encoding TIGR02253 family HAD-type hydrolase: protein MIKAVLFDLDDTLVDTTKLAELARRNAVENMVRHGLPVDFDTAYNELLELINEYGSNFGRHFDYLLRRLDLPQNPKWIAAGVIAYHNTKFAYLRSVKNARRVLLELKREGYKVAVVTDGDPIKQWEKILRLELDEYFDDVFISDYLGVKKPHPKIFLKALRKLDVKPEEAVMVGDRLYSDIYGAKNVGMTTVWFRYGKYRDREMEYVEYADFTIERLEDLLKIIRGLNNEEKARSDTEVHAD from the coding sequence ATGATCAAGGCTGTCCTCTTTGATCTTGACGATACCCTTGTGGATACAACAAAACTCGCCGAGCTCGCGAGAAGGAACGCCGTTGAGAACATGGTGAGGCACGGGCTTCCCGTTGATTTTGATACCGCTTACAACGAGCTCCTTGAGCTTATAAACGAGTACGGGAGCAACTTCGGCAGGCACTTTGACTACCTGCTTAGAAGGCTCGACCTTCCCCAGAACCCGAAGTGGATAGCTGCAGGCGTGATAGCCTATCACAACACTAAGTTTGCCTACCTAAGGAGCGTGAAGAACGCCAGGAGGGTTCTGCTCGAGCTTAAACGTGAGGGCTATAAGGTGGCGGTCGTGACCGATGGAGACCCGATAAAACAGTGGGAGAAGATACTCCGGCTTGAGCTGGATGAGTACTTCGACGATGTCTTCATCTCCGACTACCTCGGGGTTAAGAAACCCCACCCGAAGATATTCCTGAAGGCCCTCAGAAAGCTCGATGTAAAGCCTGAAGAAGCCGTTATGGTTGGAGACCGTCTCTACTCGGACATTTACGGTGCCAAAAACGTCGGGATGACGACTGTATGGTTCAGGTACGGTAAATACAGAGACAGGGAGATGGAGTACGTCGAGTACGCCGATTTCACAATCGAGAGGCTTGAAGATCTGCTCAAGATAATCAGGGGGTTAAACAATGAGGAGAAAGCCCGTTCAGATACGGAAGTTCATGCTGATTGA
- a CDS encoding ASCH domain-containing protein, which yields MRRKPVQIRKFMLIDSAYKSRILRGDKVTTIRYGDYEAKPGSEVYLVITPSDTAVAKVRITKVEKKKVRELTNEDAKLDGFSDVKELLRELSKIYGELHGDDEVTIIGFEVVKRFEDGIPLKWLKGLNYREPEEIARLYLENQEKLNLNRETDFILRRIYNEGLGRAVRTFGPKRVQGALLKAYHQLYAEGLI from the coding sequence ATGAGGAGAAAGCCCGTTCAGATACGGAAGTTCATGCTGATTGACTCGGCCTATAAATCCCGCATACTGCGGGGCGATAAGGTCACCACGATCCGCTACGGCGACTACGAGGCGAAGCCGGGGAGCGAGGTCTACCTGGTCATAACGCCGAGCGACACCGCCGTTGCCAAGGTCAGGATAACCAAAGTGGAAAAGAAGAAAGTCAGGGAGCTCACGAACGAAGACGCCAAACTGGACGGTTTTTCGGACGTTAAAGAGCTCCTCCGTGAGCTTTCAAAAATATACGGAGAGCTTCACGGTGACGATGAAGTTACCATAATAGGCTTTGAGGTGGTTAAGCGCTTCGAGGACGGAATCCCGCTCAAGTGGCTTAAGGGGTTAAACTACCGCGAACCTGAGGAGATAGCGCGCCTCTACCTCGAAAACCAGGAAAAGCTGAACCTCAACAGGGAGACTGACTTCATACTGCGCAGGATTTACAACGAGGGGCTTGGAAGGGCTGTGAGGACTTTCGGACCGAAGAGGGTTCAGGGGGCGCTCCTGAAGGCCTATCACCAGCTCTACGCAGAGGGCTTGATTTAG
- a CDS encoding phosphatase PAP2 family protein, giving the protein MAAFLIVVLFFAALDVRKTGHLSYPTVRLVLSGIITLGIVAILKSTFQTPRPNEAEVSLPFLMALKNVDYFAFPSGHTARASVLASYLQERSPRYAPLWWAYAVGIALTRLLLHVHWLGDVLFSLLLGSWAYLLVDLTRDSWLPVYQKTVKLLGLEVFDVELVR; this is encoded by the coding sequence ATGGCGGCTTTCCTGATTGTAGTCCTGTTCTTTGCCGCGTTAGATGTTAGGAAAACCGGGCATTTAAGTTATCCTACGGTTAGGTTAGTTCTATCCGGCATCATTACCCTTGGTATAGTTGCCATTTTAAAGTCGACGTTTCAAACTCCGAGACCAAACGAGGCTGAGGTCTCGTTGCCTTTCCTCATGGCACTCAAAAACGTTGACTACTTCGCCTTCCCCTCTGGCCATACCGCGAGGGCCTCAGTTCTCGCTTCCTATCTTCAGGAACGCTCTCCGAGGTATGCCCCGCTCTGGTGGGCCTACGCCGTTGGAATCGCCCTTACGAGGCTTCTGCTCCACGTCCACTGGCTTGGGGATGTCCTGTTCAGCCTTCTGCTGGGTTCCTGGGCATATCTCCTCGTGGACTTAACCAGAGATTCATGGCTTCCAGTATATCAAAAAACCGTTAAACTGCTTGGACTGGAGGTGTTTGACGTTGAACTGGTTCGCTGA
- a CDS encoding COG2426 family protein — protein sequence MNWFAEVFLLSLIPTFEGRYAIVYGIGRGYPLWGTLLAAALGVLLLSILLPAVLPLIDRLMLWLERTPLRKLARLYIYYVERVRKKAHPYVEKWGFIGLTVFVAVPLPGTGVWTGALAAYLFGIEKKRTVPALILGGLLSMGITIGPALGVFG from the coding sequence TTGAACTGGTTCGCTGAGGTCTTCCTGCTCTCGCTGATTCCGACTTTTGAGGGACGCTACGCCATAGTCTACGGCATTGGGAGGGGATACCCCCTATGGGGAACTCTCCTGGCGGCTGCCCTTGGAGTTCTGCTTCTCTCAATTCTCCTCCCTGCTGTCCTGCCCTTAATAGACAGGCTTATGCTCTGGCTTGAGAGAACTCCATTGAGGAAGCTTGCTCGCCTCTACATCTATTACGTCGAGCGGGTAAGGAAGAAGGCCCACCCCTACGTTGAGAAGTGGGGTTTCATAGGTCTCACTGTTTTCGTTGCAGTCCCCTTGCCTGGAACAGGTGTGTGGACAGGGGCCCTAGCGGCTTATCTGTTCGGCATCGAGAAAAAGCGAACAGTTCCGGCCCTTATACTGGGTGGCCTTCTGAGCATGGGGATAACGATTGGGCCTGCACTGGGGGTGTTTGGATAA
- a CDS encoding molybdopterin-dependent oxidoreductase, translating to MPFSVCMRDCYDTCSILSEFKDGKLSVRGNPEHLITAGFLCPKGALLPKWFHSPDRLKAPLIRTGERGSGEFREASWDEAINFVANKLKETIEEYGSESVLVYQYAGDRGVVNYAFPLRLFHYLNTAMLDYGICDRAGQEALKDVYGTAIGLDPEELKKQRLIVYWGVNPFWTNLHGFMLAKRYGLETWTVDVVRTETAKRSHRFFQIRPETDVLFALGVAKLIIENELYDRDFVRENVYGFEEFKNYVKTLSLDYVVKETGLSREEIEDFAFGFSEKRGVIHMGYGFQRSLSGGEAVRAIAILPALVGHPFGFIYDMKTIDKSYAEGAFLRTKPAKRIAQVKLAEYIEKGEIKFLYIYNSNPLASLPNQRRLRKALKESDVFVVTHDIFLTDTALYSDVVLPANTFFERLDIADSYYHRYVALNEPVARLYGKSNSEVTRLLAKALGIQNPHLHESDEEVIRKILELNGLSWGELKRKGFIRVPEKPRRWKTPSGKIEFYSQRAVERGLSPFPEYRKREGKYPLKLLTPTYRMTITSQYHNTHGMIDPNLYMNPADAEKRGIKDGDDVEVFNDRGRIKTTVKLTEDLPRGVVLLYKAFWVRLLGWNANFLTTDETAEEYGNASAYHSTWVEVRKRAQNSNSSNSL from the coding sequence ATGCCGTTCAGCGTCTGCATGAGAGACTGCTACGATACCTGCTCGATATTGAGCGAATTCAAGGATGGAAAACTGTCAGTGAGGGGAAACCCCGAGCACCTGATAACGGCCGGCTTCCTCTGTCCTAAGGGCGCTCTCCTGCCGAAGTGGTTCCACTCGCCCGACAGGCTGAAGGCTCCCCTGATACGCACAGGGGAGAGGGGGAGCGGGGAGTTCAGAGAAGCAAGCTGGGACGAGGCAATAAACTTCGTAGCTAACAAGCTCAAGGAAACGATAGAGGAGTATGGAAGCGAGAGCGTTCTCGTCTACCAGTACGCCGGCGACAGGGGCGTTGTAAACTACGCCTTTCCACTGAGACTCTTTCACTACCTCAACACTGCAATGCTCGACTACGGCATATGCGACCGGGCCGGGCAGGAAGCTTTGAAGGACGTTTACGGAACCGCGATAGGTCTTGACCCTGAAGAGCTGAAGAAGCAGAGGCTAATAGTTTACTGGGGCGTCAACCCATTCTGGACGAACCTCCACGGCTTCATGCTTGCAAAGCGCTACGGCCTTGAGACTTGGACGGTTGACGTGGTGAGAACCGAAACCGCCAAGCGCTCCCACAGGTTCTTCCAAATAAGGCCCGAAACCGATGTCCTCTTCGCTCTGGGCGTTGCGAAGCTGATAATCGAGAACGAACTCTATGACAGAGACTTTGTGAGGGAGAACGTCTACGGCTTTGAAGAATTCAAGAATTATGTAAAAACGTTATCGCTTGATTATGTAGTTAAAGAGACGGGGCTCTCACGTGAGGAGATTGAGGACTTTGCCTTCGGTTTCTCCGAGAAGAGGGGAGTAATCCACATGGGCTACGGCTTCCAGCGCTCCCTCTCGGGCGGTGAAGCTGTAAGGGCGATAGCCATCCTTCCCGCGCTCGTCGGCCACCCCTTTGGCTTCATCTACGACATGAAGACGATAGACAAGTCCTACGCTGAGGGTGCTTTCCTAAGGACTAAACCCGCCAAAAGGATTGCCCAGGTGAAGCTGGCTGAGTATATCGAGAAGGGCGAGATAAAGTTCCTCTACATCTACAACTCGAATCCCCTCGCGAGCCTGCCAAACCAGAGGAGGCTCAGGAAGGCCCTTAAGGAAAGCGACGTTTTTGTGGTTACCCACGACATCTTCCTCACGGACACAGCCCTATACTCCGATGTTGTTTTACCTGCCAACACGTTTTTCGAGCGGCTTGACATAGCCGACAGCTACTACCACCGCTACGTTGCCCTGAACGAGCCGGTTGCGAGGCTCTACGGAAAGTCCAACAGTGAGGTTACGAGGCTTCTCGCGAAGGCCCTCGGCATCCAAAACCCCCACCTACACGAGAGCGATGAGGAAGTGATAAGAAAAATCCTCGAACTAAACGGCCTGAGCTGGGGGGAGCTGAAGAGAAAGGGTTTCATTAGAGTTCCTGAAAAGCCGCGCAGATGGAAAACGCCGAGCGGAAAGATAGAGTTCTACTCCCAGCGAGCCGTCGAGCGCGGTCTCTCTCCGTTCCCCGAGTACAGAAAGCGGGAAGGCAAGTATCCGCTGAAGCTCCTAACGCCTACCTACCGCATGACGATAACGAGCCAGTACCACAACACCCACGGGATGATTGACCCCAATCTCTACATGAACCCGGCCGACGCGGAGAAGAGGGGAATAAAGGACGGCGATGATGTTGAGGTCTTCAACGACAGGGGGAGGATAAAGACCACCGTGAAGCTCACAGAGGATCTGCCGAGGGGTGTCGTCCTCCTCTACAAGGCCTTCTGGGTTAGGCTCCTCGGGTGGAATGCAAACTTCCTTACTACGGACGAGACGGCCGAGGAATACGGGAACGCTTCAGCATACCATTCGACGTGGGTGGAAGTGAGAAAAAGAGCTCAGAACTCGAACTCTTCAAACTCCCTCTGA